From the Platichthys flesus chromosome 6, fPlaFle2.1, whole genome shotgun sequence genome, one window contains:
- the lysmd4 gene encoding lysM and putative peptidoglycan-binding domain-containing protein 4, whose protein sequence is MRRGEHAPQAFQAPVDVHASADGQVYMFNGRQNDSSVSSDDEEFNVMEMRPLVSREQGRDRLKNVQLLERKLEDGDNLNKLALQYGCKVADIKRVNNLMQEQDLFALTSIKIPVQKHSVLTETYTEKNEEQMPHSSDSPIKSLDRARNQPPAQEVTDFLMEVDNDIEKLIQTSNNQDEDMLYNSEKEQGFGFRGRGLTSHGADWGIQWWNAVVAMLLIGIILPLFYVIYFKTKDNGVVPPTNGNGTLESSITSSNNSGTGLSTKGIKSFQEPG, encoded by the exons ATGCGGCGAGGGGAGCATGCTCCACAGGCTTTCCAAGCCCCGGTGGACGTCCATGCCAGCGCAGACGGTCAGGTGTATATGTTTAATGGGAGACAGAATGACTCATCTGTATCCTCAGACGACGAGGAGTTCAACGTCATGGAGATGAGACCGTTGGTTTCTCGAGAGCAGGGGCGAGACAGACTGAAGAATGTCCAGCTGCTGGAGCGGAAGCTGGAAGATGGCGACAATCTCAACAAGCTCGCACTCCAATACGGCTGCAAG GTGGCAGATATTAAGCGGGTGAACAACCTTATGCAGGAGCAAGATTTATTTGCACTGACATCCATCAAAATACCGGTACAGAAACACAGCGTTTTAACAGAGACTTacactgaaaaaaatgaagaacagATGCCACACTCATCTGATTCACCAATAAAGTCTCTAGACAGAGCCAGAAACCAACCACCTGCACAGGAAGTCACAGACTTTCTCATGGAGGTGGATAATGACATTGAGAAACTCATTCAGACTTCGAACAATCAAGATGAGGACATGTTGTATAACTCAGAGAAAGAGCAAGGGTTTGGTTTCAGAGGACGGGGCCTGACCAGTCACGGAGCTGACTGGGGAATCCAGTGGTGGAACGCTGTGGTGGCCATGCTCCTGATTGGCATCATCCTGCCATTATTTTATGTCATTTATTTCAAGACGAAAGATAACGGAGTCGTTCCACCAACAAATGGCAATGGCACTTTAGAGTCGTCCATCACCTCTTCAAACAACTCAGGGACGGGGCTCAGCACAAAAGGAATTAAGAGTTTTCAAGAACCAGGATAG